The Anolis carolinensis isolate JA03-04 chromosome 2, rAnoCar3.1.pri, whole genome shotgun sequence genome has a window encoding:
- the ddn gene encoding dendrin codes for MEAGGTWTGQGYAAPWMYHSVPGQYTLLEKQLIPDLSPSRRRPVSRVLQDSTNWHNAQLPPRWGPLKQESQWFSGKDLSRATSSPKVQRQQPLWPPPQCSPTYEGLRSVSMRDGSWGANSPPGRNGPIGFLAGGSFAAAPSCHWYPGRSSAKNRVNPPTRAPPSYEAHMLLRLRAGQGPRKENWPHPPPYVAPPSYEAPHCTVRPQSKLLPCQHPHKGALTGKQIQTVGPKKYGERVTGTCETGGSLSHGPGRKAGRHQAKIPGSWSYLSGASTWGGHWRDPQRSESAYGLMPSWDTNPQHQSHTLPRASKRNKGVPVSVPVPCPPQHTLPVGWGFSHAVGWLPGDVRDGGSKVGDKHSRSILPKWKEPSHARDPGGSQGSLSKLVPQKRGGLFVIDATCVVIQAHYIPAPRTERVRYLGQEGLDKVKAPLSPGPVAPASMEERAARILGLSVSELGFAEAGKGKNVGAEMPEQKVNAGSTANLAMPKDICGTGQHKGAPSPPASPREKTITPTPSNIQIEPTQQVLHNPEKTVTPTVPCQESGCAQPQGKEEPEPEPVFSPLSRSYALDLKEAMSRIRRHTAPDSDTDEELEKDCHPVCGRPAEWRGRLNEGALSYSSSSLDSSSSNATVVPGNATPTPKNQPEEPPVREGSHTDPGSAMTMKTD; via the exons ATGGAAGCAGGGGGGACATGGACCGGGCAAGGCTACGCCGCCCCATGGATGTACCACAGTGTGCCTGGGCAGTACAC CCTCTTGGAGAAACAGCTCATCCCTGACTTGTCCCCCTCCCGGCGCCGCCCCGTCTCCCGGGTGCTCCAGGACTCCACCAACTGGCACAATGCGCAGCTCCCACCCCGCTGGGGCCCGCTGAAGCAGGAGAGCCAGTGGTTTTCTGGGAAGGACTTGAGCAGGGCAACCTCATCCCCAAAGGTCCAAAGGCAGCAACCATTGTGGCCACCACCACAGTGTAGCCCCACTTACGAAGGCCTGCGCTCAGTCTCTATGAGGGATGGGAGCTGGGGAGCAAACAGCCCTCCAGGCAGGAATGGCCCCATAGGCTTCCTTGCTGGAGGTTCATTTGCTGCTGCTCCAAGCTGCCATTGGTATCCTGGAAGATCCTCTGCAAAGAATAGGGTCAATCCTCCTACCCGGGCCCCTCCAAGTTATGAAGCCCATATGCTGTTGCGCCTCCGGGCTGGGCAGGGCCCCCGCAAAGAAAACTGGCCTCATCCTCCACCGTATGTTGCTCCACCTTCTTATGAGGCACCCCACTGCACAGTCCGCCCCCAGTCCAAGCTCTTGCCGTGCCAGCATCCACATAAGGGAGCTTTAACAGGAAAGCAGATCCAAACAGTGGGACCCAAGAAGTATGGGGAGAGAGTGACAGGGACCTGTGAGACAGGTGGGTCATTGAGCCATGGTCCTGGAAGGAAGGCAGGGCGACACCAGGCTAAAATCCCAGGTAGCTGGAGCTACCTCTCTGGAGCCAGCACGTGGGGTGGCCACTGGAGGGATCCACAAAGGTCAGAGTCCGCCTATGGCCTGATGCCCAGTTGGGACACAAACCCCCAACACCAAAGCCACACCCTCCCTCGGGCGAGTAAGAGGAATAAGGGGGTGCCCGTATCTGTGCCCGTGCCTTGTCCCCCTCAGCACACGCTCCCTGTGGGTTGGGGCTTTAGCCATGCAGTGGGTTGGCTCCCTGGAGATGTGCGGGATGGTGGGAGCAAAGTGGGAGATAAGCACAGCAGAAGCATCTTGCCCAAGTGGAAGGAGCCAAGCCATGCCAGGGACCCTGGGGGGAGCCAGGGGTCGCTATCAAAACTGGTGCCACAAAAGCGTGGTGGTCTCTTTGTCATCGATGCCACATGTGTGGTCATCCAGGCCCACTACATCCCAGCTCCCCGGACAGAGCGAGTCCGTTATTTGGGCCAAGAGGGGCTGGACAAGGTCAAGGCTCCCCTGTCCCCTGGTCCTGTAGCCCCTGCCTCGATGGAGGAGCGTGCTGCTCGTATTCTGGGCCTATCAGTGAGTGAGCTGGGGTTTGCAGaggcagggaaagggaaaaatgtGGGAGCCGAGATGCCCGAGCAAAAGGTCAATGCAGGCTCTACAGCCAACCTGGCTATGCCTAAGGACATCTGTGGAACAGGGCAGCATAAAGGGGCTCCTTCTCCCCCAGCCAGCCCTAGGGAAAAAACCATCACCCCAACTCCCAGTAATATCCAGATAGAGCCTACACAGCAGGTGCTGCATAACCCTGAGAAAACAGTAACACCAACAGTTCCTTGCCAGGAAAGTGGCTGTGCTCAACCACAGGGAAAGGAAGAACCGGAACCAGAACCAGTGTTTTCCCCACTGAGCAGGTCTTATGCCCTGGATCTGAAAGAAGCCATGTCAAGAATCCGCCGGCACACAGCCCCAGATTCAGATACAGATGAAGAGCTAGAGAAAGATTGCCATCCGGTCTGTGGGCGGCCGGCTGAGTGGAGAGGGCGGCTGAACGAAGGCGCTCTCTCTTACAGCAGCAGCAGTTTAGACAGTAGCAGCTCCAATGCCACGGTGGTGCCGGGGAATGCCACCCCTACCCCGAAAAATCAACCAGAAGAGCCCCCTGTGCGTGAAGGAAGCCACACTGATCCAGGCAGTGCAATGACCATGAAGACAGATTAG